The following proteins are encoded in a genomic region of Rattus rattus isolate New Zealand chromosome 2, Rrattus_CSIRO_v1, whole genome shotgun sequence:
- the Pcnx3 gene encoding pecanex-like protein 3 isoform X3, producing MGSQVLQILRQGVWASLTGGWFFDPHQSTFSNCFHLYVWIFLLIFPFLLYMVLPPSLMVAGVYCLVVAVIFATIKTVNYRLHAMFDQGEIVEKRNSTMGEQEEEAVQGESSLPRDPGVEMTVFRKVSSTPPVRCSSQHSVFGFNQVSELLPRMEDSGPLRDIKELVREQGSNNVIVTSADREMLKLSSQENLIGDLPQTPPGVVPDPSLPSTDSSERSPMAGDAVPWGGSSVADTPMSPLLKGSLSQELSKSFLTLTRPDRALVRTSSRREQCRGTGGYQPLDRRGSGDPLPQKAGSSDSCFSGTDRETLSSFRSEKTNSTHLDSPPGGHAPEGSDTDPPSEAELPASPDAGVPSDDTLRSFDTVIGAGTPPGQTEPLLVVRPKDLALLRPNKRRPPMRGHSPPGRTPRRPLLEGSGFFEDEDTSEGSELSPASSLRSQRRYSTDSSSSTSCYSPESSQGAAGGPRKRRAPHGAEEGTAVPPKRPYGTQRTPSTASAKTHARVLSMDGAGGDVLRAPLAGSKAELEAQPGMELAAGEPAMLPPEARRGPAANQPGWRGELQEEGAVGGAPEETGQRECTSNVRRAQAIRRRHNAGSNPTPPASVMGSPPSSLQEAQRGRAASHSRALTLPSALHFASSLLLTRAGPNVHEASNFDDTSEGAVHYFYDESGVRRSYTFGLAGGGYENPVSQPGEQAANGAWDRHSHSSSFHSADVPEATGGLNLLQPRPVVLQGMQFDLLDQDSLHESQEQTLMEEAPPRAQHSYKYWFLPGRWTSVRYERLALLALLDRTRGIMENIFGVGLSSLVAFLGYLLLLKGFFTDIWVFQFCLVIASCQYSLLKSVQPDAASPMHGHNWVIAYSRPVYFCICCLLIWLLDALGTAQPFPPVSLYGLTLFSASFFFCARDVATVFTLCFPFVFLLGLLPQVNTCLMYLLEQIDMHGFGGTAATSPLTAVFSLTRSLLAAALLYGFCLGAIKTPWPEQHVPVLFSVFCGLLMALSYHLSRQSSDPTVLWSLVRSKLFPELEERSLETARAEPPDPLPEKMRQSVREVLHSDLVMCVVIAVLTFAISASTVFIALKSVLGFVLYALAGAVGFFTHYLLPQLRKQLPWFCLSQPVLKPLEYSQYEVRGAAQVMWFEKLYAGLQCVEKYLIYPAVVLNALTVDAHTVVNHPDKFCLYCRALLMTVAGLKLLRSAFCCPPQQYLTLAFTVLLFHFDYPRLSQGFLLDYFLMSLLCSKLWDLLYKLRFVLTYIAPWQITWGSAFHAFAQPFAVPHSAMLFLQALLSGLFSTPLNPLLGSAVFIMSYARPLKFWERDYNTKRVDHSNTRLVTQLDRNPGADDNNLNSIFYEHLTRSLQHTLCGDLVLGRWGNYGPGDCFVLASDYLNALVHLIEVGNGLVTFQLRGLEFRGTYCQQREVEAITEGVEEDEGCCCCEPGHLPRVLSFNAAFGQRWLAWEVTASKYVLEGYSISDNNAASMLQVFDLRKILVTYYVKSIIYYVSRSPKLETWLNHEGIAAALRPVRALGYADSDPTFSLSVDEDYDLRLSGLSLPSFCAVHLEWIQYCASRRSQPVDQDWNSPLVTLCFGLCVLGRRALGTASHSMSASLEPFLYGLHALFKGDFRITSPRDEWVFADMDLLHRVVAPGVRMALKLHQDHFTSPDEYEEPAALYDAIAANEERLVISHEGDPAWRSAILSNTPSLLALRHVMDDASDEYKIIMLNRRHLSFRVIKVNRECVRGLWAGQQQELVFLRNRNPERGSIQNAKQALRNMINSSCDQPLGYPIYVSPLTTSLAGSHPQLRALWGGPVSLSAIARWLLRSWERLHKGCGAGCNSGGNVDDSDCAGGGGLTSLSSNPPLAHPTPENTAGSSEQPLPPGPSWGPRPSLSGSGDGRPPPLLQWPPPRLPGPPPASPAPTEGPRPSRPPGPGLLNSEGPSGKWSLGGRKGLGGPDGEPASGSPKGGTPKSQAPLDLSLSPDVSSEASPARTTQDIPCLDSSVPESCTPSGAPGDWPVPVEERESPAAQPLLEHQY from the exons ATGGGGTCTCAGGTGTTGCAGATCCTGCGCCAGGGTGTGTGGGCCTCGCTCACTGGCGGTTGGTTTTTCGATCCGCATCAGAGCACCTTCTCCAACTGCTTCCATCTCTATGTCTGGATCTTCTTGCTCATCTTTCCCTTCTTGCTGTACATG GTCCTGCCCCCCAGCCTGATGGTGGCTGGAGTGTACTGCCTGGTGGTAGCTGTCATCTTTGCTACCATCAAGACTGTGAACTATCGCCTGCATGCCATGTTCGACCAGGGCGAGATTGTGGAGAAACGCAACTCTACCATgggggagcaggaagaagaggctgTCCAGGGGGAGAGCAGTCTTCCCAG AGACCCTGGTGTAGAGATGACAGTGTTCCGGAAAGTGAGTTCCACACCCCCTGTACGCTGCAGTTCCCAGCATTCTGTTTTTGGCTTCAACCAGGTTTCG GAATTGCTGCCCCGGATGGAGGATTCTGGGCCCCTCAGAG ACATCAAGGAGCTGGTACGGGAGCAGGGCAGCAACAACGTGATTGTGACCTCTGCCGATCGGGAGATGCTGAAGCTCAGCTCTCAGGAGAACCTGA tTGGAGACCTTCCCCAGACACCCCCCGGGGTTGTCCCAGACCCCTCTCTCCCCAGTACAGATTCCTCTGAGCGTTCTCCCATGGCTGGAGATGCTGTTCCCTGGGGTGGGAGCAGTGTGGCTGACACTCCCATGAGCCCCTTACTGAAAGGGAGCCTCAGCCAGGAGCTAAGCAAGAGCTTTCTGACCCTGACCCGCCCTGACCGGGCCCTAGTGAGGACCAGTAGTCGGCGGGAACAATGTCGGGGAACTGGAGGCTACCAGCCCCTGGACCGGAGGGGCTCAGGTGACCCCCTGCCCCAGAAAGCTGGATCTTCAGATTCCTGCTTCAGTGGTACTGACAGGGAGACTCTCAGCAGCTTCAGGAGTGAGAAGACCAACTCTACCCATCTGGACAGTCCCCCTGGTGGGCATGCCCCTGAGGGCAGCGACACAGACCCTCCTTCTGAGGCTGAGCTCCCTGCCTCTCCAGATGCTGGGGTCCCCTCAGATGATACACTTCGTTCCTTTGACACAGTCATTGGGGCAGGGACACCACCGGGCCAAACTGAGCCGCTCCTGGTCGTGCGGCCCAAGGACTTGGCTCTGCTTCGGCCTAACAAACGGCGGCCCCCCATGCGAGGACACTCCCCACCTGGTCGTACCCCAAGACGGCCCTTGCTGGAGGGCTCAGGCTTCTTTGAAGATGAAGATACCAGTGAAGGTAGTGAGCTGAGCCCAGCATCCAGTCTCCGGTCTCAGCGCCGCTATAGCACCGATAGCTCCTCATCTACTTCTTGCTActcccctgagagctcccagggtgCAGCAGGGGGTCCTCGGAAGCGGCGGGCCCCTCATGGGGCTGAAGAAGGAACCGCTGTGCCCCCTAAGAGACCCTATGGGACCCAGCGGACGCCCAGTACTGCCAGTGCCAAAACTCATGCACGTGTGTTGAGCATGGATGGGGCAGGGGGTGATGTCTTAAGGGCTCCCCTGGCTGGCTCCAAGGCCGAACTGGAGGCCCAGCCAGGAATGGAGCTGGCTGCCGGTGAGCCTGCTATGCTGCCTCCTGAAGCCCGTAGGGGACCTGCTGCCAACCAGCCTGGCTGGCGGGGGGAACTGCAGGAGGAAGGTGCTGTGGGGGGAG CACCTGAGGAAACAGGTCAGCGGGAGTGCACAAGCAATGTGAGGAGGGCTCAAGCCATCCGGAGACGACACAATGCAGGCAGCAACCCTACGCCGCCAGCCTCTGTCATGGGCTCACCACCTAG CAGCCTACAGGAGGCTCAGCGGGGCCGGGCTGCTTCCCACTCCCGGGCACTgactctgccctctgctctgcaCTTTGCCTCTTCCCTGTTGCTCACCCGAGCTGGCCCCAACGTACATGAAGCCAGCAACTTTGATGACACCTCTGAGGGTGCTGTGCACTATTTCTACGATGAGAGCG GTGTACGGCGGTCATATACCTTTGGCCTAGCTGGAGGTGGCTATGAGAACCCTGTGAGTCAGCCAGGGGAGCAGGCAGCCAATGGAGCCTG GGACCGCCACTCACATTCTTCCAGCTTCCACTCAGCTGATGTGCCTGAAGCCACAGGAGGCCTGAACCTATTGCAACCAAGGCCAGTGGTTCTTCAGGGTATGCAG TTTGACCTGCTGGACCAGGACTCCCTGCACGAATCCCAGGAGCAGACATTGATGGAAGAGGCACCACCCCGGGCCCAGCACAGCTACAAGTACTGGTTTCTTCCTGGCCGTTGGACCTCTGTGCGCTATGAGCGGCtggccctgctggctctgttggACCG GACACGAGGGATAATGGAGAACATTTTCGGTGTTGGATTGAGTAGCCTGGTTGCCTTCCTGGGATACCTGTTGCTGCTCAAGGGCTTCTTCACTGACATCTGGGTCTTCCAGTTCTGTCTGGTCATCGCCTCCTGTCAGTACTCCCTGCTCAAG AGCGTGCAGCCTGATGCAGCATCTCCCATGCAT GGCCACAACTGGGTGATTGCGTACAGCCGGCCTGTCTACTTCTGTATCTGCTGTCTACTCATCTGGCTGTTGGATGCCCTGGGGACCGCCCAGCCCTTCCCACCCGTCTCCCTGTATGGCCTCACgctcttctctgcctctttcttcttctgcgCCCGAGATGTGGCCACTG TGTTCACCTTATGCTTCCCCTTCGTCTTCCTCCTGGGCCTCCTGCCCCAGGTCAACACCTGCCTCATGTACCTCCTGGAGCAGATAGATATGCACGGCTTTGGGGGCACAG CTGCCACCAGCCCGCTCACTGCGGTCTTCAGCCTTACCCGAAGCCTGCTGGCCGCTGCCCTGCTTTATGGCTTCTGCCTTGGTGCCATCAAG ACACCTTGGCCAGAGCAGCACGTCCCTGTCCTCTTCTCAGTCTTCTGTGGCCTCCTGATGGCACTGTCCTACCATCTGAGCCGGCAGAGCAGTGACCCCACCGTTCTCTG GTCTCTCGTTCGGAGTAAGCTCTTCCCTGAGCTAGAGGAGCGGAGCCTAGAGACAGCCCGTGCGGAACCCCCAGACCCACTGCCAGAGAAGATGCGCCAGTCAGTG CGTGAAGTCTTACACTCCGACCTGGTGATGTGTGTGGTGATTGCTGTTCTCACCTTTGCCATCAGTGCCAGCACCGTCTTCATTGCCCTGAAG TCAGTTCTGGGCTTCGTGTTGTATGCACTGGCAGGAGCTGTGGGCTTCTTCACACACTACCTGCTGCCGCAGCTCCGCAAACAGCTCCCCTGGTTCTGCCTCTCGCAGCCTGTGCTGAAGCCACTGGAGTACAGCCAGTACGAAGTGCGAG GTGCTGCTCAGGTGATGTGGTTTGAGAAGCTCTATGCTGGCCTGCAGTGTGTTGAGAAGTACCTCATCTACCCTGCCGTGGTTCTCAACGCTCTCACAGTGGATGCCCACACAGTTGTCAACCACCCAGACAAATTCTGCCTCTA ctgccGGGCCTTGCTGATGACTGTGGCAGGACTGAAGCTGCTGCGCTCGGCCTTCTGTTGCCCTCCCCAGCAGTACCTGACTTTGGCCTTCACCGTCCTGCTCTTCCACTTCGACTACCCGAGGCTCTCACAGGGCTTCCTGCTTGACTACTTCCTCATGTCGCTGCTCTGCAGCAAG CTTTGGGACCTGCTGTACAAGCTTCGTTTTGTGCTGACCTACATTGCACCATGGCAGATCACCTGGGGCTCCGCCTTCCATGCCTTTGCCCAGCCCTTCGCTGTACCAc ACTCAGCTATGCTGTTCCTCCAGGCCCTGCTCTCAGGGCTCTTCTCAACACCACTCAACCCCCTGCTGGGCAGTGCAGTCTTCATCATGTCCTACGCAAGGCCCCTCAAGTTCTGGGAGAGGGACTACAA CACTAAACGTGTGGATCATTCCAACACTCGCCTCGTGACACAACTGGACAGGAACCCAG GCGCTGATGACAACAACCTCAACTCTATCTTCTATGAGCACTTGACACGCTCGCTGCAGCATACATTGTGTGGGGATCTGGTGCTGGGCCGCTGGGGCAATTATGGCCCTGGAGACTGCTTTGTCCTGGCCTCTGACTACCTCAACGCACTAGTGCACCTCATCGAGGTTGGCAATGGCCTCGTCACCTTCCAGCTTCGTGGCCTTGAGTTCCGGG GCACATACTGCCAGCAGCGTGAGGTGGAGGCCATCACGGAAGGTGTGGAGGAAGATGAGGGCTGCTGTTGCTGTGAGCCTGGTCACCTGCCCCGGGTCCTGTCCTTCAATGCTGCCTTTGGGCAGCGCTGGCTGGCCTGGGAGGTGACAGCCAGCAAGTATGTGCTGGAAGGCTACAGCATCAGTGACAACAACGCAGCCTCCATGCTGCAGGTGTTTGACCTCCGCAAGATCCTCGTCACCTACTATGTCAAG agcATCATCTACTATGTGAGCCGCTCTCCAAAGCTAGAGACATGGCTGAACCATGAGGGCATCGCCGCTGCTCTACGGCCTGTGCGAGCCCTTGGTTATGCGGACTCTGACCCTACCTTCTCACTGAGTGTTGATGAAGACTATGACCTTCGACTGTCTGGCCTCTCGCTGCCATCCTTCTGCGCTGTTCACCTTGAGTGGATCCAGTACTGTGCCTCTCGGCGCAGCCAG CCCGTGGACCAGGACTGGAATTCACCATTGGTCACACTATGTTTTGGCCTGTGTGTGCTGGGTCGCCGGGCCCTGGGAACAGCCTCACACAGTATGTCTGCCAG CCTGGAGCCCTTCCTCTATGGCCTGCATGCCCTGTTCAAGGGGGACTTCCGCATCACCTCCCCTCGTGATGAGTGGGTCTTTGCGGACATGGACCTGCTTCACCGAGTGGTGGCCCCTGGGGTTCGCATGGCCCTCAAGCTTCACCAG GATCATTTCACATCTCCTGATGAGTATGAGGAACCAGCAGCCCTGTATGATGCCATTGCAGCCAATGAGGAACGACTAGTCATCTCACATGAGGGGGACCCTGCCTGGCGCAGCGCCATCCTTAGCAACACACCTTCCCTGCTGGCACTGCGCCATGTCATGGACGATGCTTCTGATGAGTACAAGATCATCATGCTCAACCGGCGCCACCTCAGCTTCCGAGTCATCAAG GTAAACCGAGAGTGCGTGCGTGGGCTGTGGGCTGGACAGCAGCAAGAGCTGGTGTTCCTGCGCAACCGCAACCCTGAGCGAGGCAGCATCCAGAACGCCAAGCAGGCCCTCCGCAACATGATCAATTCCTCCTGTGACCAGCCGCTGGGCTACCCCATCTATGTGTCACCGCTTACCACATCTCTGGCTGGTAGCCACCCCCAACTGCGGGCGCTGTGGGGTGGTCCCGTCAGCCTGAGTGCCATTGCCCGATGGCTCTTGCGCAGCTGGGAGAG ACTTCATAAGGGCTGTGGCGCAGGCTGTAACAGCGGTGGGAATGTGGATGACTCGGACTGTGCTGGGGGTGGCGGCCTGACCTCCCTCAGCAGTAACCCCCCCTTGGCACACCCTACGCCTGAGAATACAGCAG GCAGCAGTGAACAGCCCCTCCCACCAGGTCCTAGCTGGGGGCCACGGCCTTCCCTCAGTGGCTCTGGTGATGGGCGGCCTCCTCCTCTGCTGCAGTGGCCTCCCCCTCGGCTCCCTGGACCACCACCTGCTTCACCTGCTCCCACTGAGGGTCCCCGGCCCTCAAGACCTCCTGGCCCTGGTCTCCTCAATTCTGAGGGGCCCAGTGGGAAGTGGAGTCTGGGGGGtcggaagggactgggaggaccTGATGGGGAGCCAGCCTCAGGGAGCCCCAAAGGAGGCACCCCCAAATCTCAG GCCCCTCTAGACCTCAGCCTCAGTCCTGATGTCAGCTCTGAGGCCTCACCCGCCAGAACAACCCAGGACATTCCTTGCTTGGACAGCAGTGTTCCTGAGAGTTGCACACCCTCCGGCGCTCCAGGTGACTGGCCTGTCCCTGTTGAGGAACGAGAGAGTCCAGCTGCCCAGCCCTTGCTGGAACATCAGTACTGA